A stretch of DNA from Halorubrum sp. BOL3-1:
CCGGCCTGGGCGCCGGCGACGAAGCCGGCGTCGACGTTGACGGTCGTGAGCACGGAGCACGACTGGAGGGCGCCCTCCAAGGCCGCGACCCCCTCGCCGCCGACGCCGTAGCCGGTCGAGACGGGGACCGCGATCACGGGGGCGTCGACCAGCCCGGCGACGACGGTCGGGAGCGCGCCCTCGCGGCCCGCCGCGACGACGACGACGTCGGCGCCGCGGATCCGATCGACCTGATCTAAGATCCGGTCGAGGTTGGCGACGCCGACGTCGTCGACCCGGTCGACCGTCGCGCCGACCTCGCGGGCGACGACCGCCGCCTCGCCGGCGACCGGCGCGTCCGCGGTACCGGCGGCCACGACCGCGACCGCCGCGTCGAGCGACGGCGGCTCGAAGTCCGCTGCGTGCGCGACGACGGTTCCGGTCCGGTCGTCGCGGTCGACCGTCGCGCCCGGGTCGCCGCCGCCGACCGTCTCCTCCCGGTCGCCGCCGCCGACCGTCTCCTCCCGGTCGCCGCCGCCGACCGCCGACGCGACCACCGACGCGGTCGCTTCGTCCGCGCGCGTTACAAGCGCGCGGCCGGTGGTTTCGAGCGCCGTCGTCGCCAGCGCGGCGACCTCCGCCGGCGTCTTCCCCTCCGCGAGGATCGCCTCCGGGATCCCGCGCCGTCGCTCGCGGGCGGCGTCGAACCGGCCCGCGTCCGTGGTCGCGTATCCTGCGAGCCGCGACTCCGCCTCCCCGACGCCGATCTCGCCCGCTTCGAGCGCCGCTAACGTCTCTCGCATGAGCGACCGTGCGGGGCGGACCGGGTCGAACCTGTCGGTTCGGCATCCGTCGACGAGGCGCGTCGCGTACTCGACGCCGAGACGAGAGAGACCGAGAGGCGAGCGGCACGCGGGACGCGCGCGAGGCGGTCGAGCGGCGTTCGCGGCGGGCCCGGGTCGCGTTCGAACCGCGTTCGGAACTGCCTTCGAGTCGACGCGGAGATGAGAATCTCACAAGATTTATAAGTGCTTGCGTTCGCGACCTTCCGCGAACCGGCGGCACGGCGCCCCTCGCGGTCGAATTCAGGAACTCTTATTAACTATCACCGGATAGGACCGATCGCATGGCAGACCTTATTGTCAAAGCGGCCGTCAAGGAAGCCCTGGACGACAAGAACGTCGCTTCGGACTTCTACGACGCGCTGGACGACGAAGTGGACGAGCTGCTCGAAGACGCCGCGCGCCGCGCCGAGGCCAACGACCGGAAGACGGTCCAGCCTCGCGACCTCTAAGACGGACGCGCTTTCCGCTCTTCATTTTTTGGCGAGTGCCGACCGACGAGCGACGCGTCCGCCGGGAGAGCGTCGAACGGCTGTCACCGCCTCGCGGCCCGGGGACAGTCACCGCCTCGCGACCCGGACGCCCGACTCGGTACCGACGTGGACCTCGTCCGCGAGACCGACGAAGATCCCGTGTTCGACGACCCCGGGCGTCGTCGAGAGCGCCGTCGAAAGCGAGTCCGGATCGTCGATCCGGCCGAACGAGGCGTCGACCACGAGGTTCCCGTTGTCCGTGACGACCGGCCCGTCCTTCCCTTCCGCGCGCCGCAGGGTCGGCTCGCCCCCGACCGCCCGAACGGCGGCGGCGACCGCGGACCGAGCCGGGGGGAGGACCTCCACCGGGACGGACCCGTCGAGGACCGGTATCTCCTTCGATGGGTCGACGACGACGAGGAAGCGGTCGGCCGCCGCGTCGACCAGTTTTTCCCTGGCGTGGGCGGCCCCGCCTCCCTTTATCAGGGGACCGACGGTCGGTTCGTCGCCGCGACCGACCGCGACCTGGTCGGCGCCGTCGACGGCGAGGTCGATCCCCGGCCCGTCGGGACCGACCGCCTCGGGCAGATCGAGGCAGGGGATCCCCCGTTCGACCGCGAGTTCGCGGCTCGCGAAGGAGGTGGGGACCCCGCGCACGTCGAGACCGGCGTCGACCCGGTCACCGAGCCGCCGGATCGCGTGGGCCGCCGTCGACCCCGTTCCCAATCCGACCACGTCGCCGTCGGTCACCGCCTCGGCCGCCGATTCGCCGGCGCGTCGCTTCGCCGCGTCGCTCCCGCCGCTCGTCTTCATAGGGCGAGGTGCGGACGGAGTCGTTGAAAAGGCGTCGGCGGGACGACCAGGCGAGCCGGAGCCGCTGGGACGGCCTCACTCCAGCCGGTCTAACACCGCCTCCGCGTCGTAGGCCAAGGAGAGCTCGCGGGAGCGGCCGCGGCCGTCGACGTCGGCGTACTCCGCGTCGATCACGCCGAGCTGGTCGAGCTTGTTGATGATTTCCGAGTAGCGGGTGTACCCCAGCCCGGTCTCGTCGTTGAACGCGTCGTACACGGTTCCCGCGCGCTCCCCGTCGTGTTCGGCGAGGACGCGCACGAGGTCGCGCTCGGACTCCGAGAGCCCGCGGAGCGACCGCGAGAGGTGGACGTGCTTCGATTTGTCGTACGCGTCCTCGACGTCCTCGTCGGAGATCGTCTTCGAGGCGCGCATCTCGGCGTTCAGCCCGGCCCGGCGCAGGAGGTCGATTCCGACCCGGAGGTCGCCGCTGTCGGCGGTGAGGTCCGCGACGCGCTCCAGCTCGGTGTCACCGATAACGCCTTCGTGGAAGCCGCGCCTGGCGCGCTCCGCGAGGATGTCGTAGATCTCCGTCGCGTCGTAGACGGGGAAGTACACCTCCTCGGGGCGGAAGACCGACTGGACCCGGGTGTCGAGGTCGTCGATCACGTCGAGTCCGAGGTCCGAGGAGACGACGATCACGCCGATCTTCGCCCCCGAGTGCGCCTCGTGGGCGCGAAGCAGCGAGTAGAGCGTGTCCGAGGCCTCGTTCTCGTAGAAGAGGTAGTTCACGTCGTCCAAGGCGACGACGAGCACCTCGTCCTCCTCGACGAGCCGGTCGGTGATCTGGCCGAACAGCTTCTTGAAGGAGATGCCCGACGAGGGCGGCTCGTACTCGAAGATCCCCTCGAACAGCCGGGAGAAGACGGCGTAGCGCGTCGAGTCGACCTGACAGTTGACGCGCACCGTCCGCACCTCGGTGCGGGCGCCCAGCTCGCCGAACAGCTTCTGGACCGCGGTGGTCTTACCGGTCCCGGGCGGGCCGCGGACCATCGTGTTGAGCGGGCGGGAGCCGCGGACGGCGGGGCGAAGCGCGTACTTGAGGTTCTCCAGTTGGCTCTCGCGGTGGCGGAACGTCTCGGGAACGTGGTCGATCTCGAACACGGACTCGTCGCGGAACACCGACTCGTCCCACGAGAGCATGTCCCCGGCGTCCCCGGTCATGCGAGTACCACGAGAGGCCGCGTACTTAATCGTTGCCCGGCGGCGGAGCGAAACTGAAACTTGTCGCGCGAGCGCCCGATAGGAGCGATTCCGCCGATCGGTCGTTCACTCTCGGTCCGCCGAGATGTCGGTCGCACCTCCCCGGCACAACACCAGCACGTGTCGCGTCAGCGAGCGGTGGACCCGACGCTCGAACGCCGCGTCGACGGTCCAGCCGGCCTCGCGGGCGGGGGCGCGCCAGTCGCGGTCGGAGACCAGCACCGCGCGCGGCGCGACCCGGGCGGCCTCGGCGAGTGCGCCCGCGACGAGGTCCGCGAGCTCGTGGCGCGCGATTTTGGACTGCCGGCCGTAGGGGGCGTCGAACGCGACCCCGTCGACGGCGTCGTCGGGGAACGGAAGCGCGGTCGCGTCGCCGCGCGCGACGTGCCAGTCCGGCGAGCCGTCCGTGGCGGGGTCATCCAAGTACTCGCGGAAGTTCTCGCGCGCGCCGCGGACCATCTTCGCCTGCGCGTCGCAGGCGACGGCGTCGGCGCCGACGAGACCGGCCTCCAAGGGGAGACCGCCGGTGCCGCACATCGGGTCGAGCAGGGTCCGACCGGGAGCGGCGCCCGCGAGGTTGGCGTAGGCGCGAGCGTCCGCCGGGGCCATGCTTCCCGGCTGGAAAAATGGGCGGTCGGTCGGCTTGGGCGCGAAGTCGCGGGCGGCCTCGACCGCCGTCCAGCCGAGCGCGCAGCAGTCCGCGTCGCCGCCGTCAGCGCCGGCCACCGCGTCGTGGTCGACCCGCGGACCGACCGCGAACAGCGCGCGGAGGACGTGGTCGGGGTCGTCGAGATCGACGTCGAACCCGCGGTCGACGAGGACGCTCCCCAGCTCGCGCTCGGCCGTCGCGGTCGAGACATCCGCCGTTCCCCGGACGTTCCGGGCGCGGACCGCGACGCTTCCGGACCGGTCGAGCGACGCCGCCCGGAGCGCGGCGACCGCGGCGTCGACGTCGGCGTCGGTCCGGGCGACCGCCTCGTGCGCGGCGCGAGTGTACGCGAGACAGCGGACGCGGGAGCGGTCGACCCCGCCGGTGTGCGCGATCCCCGGCGCGAGGAGGTCGACGCCGGTGGCGGTGGTCGCGGCCTCGCGGGCGGCGAAGGCGTCGGTCTCGCCGGCGAGTTCGAGCCAGTACACGCCGACGGCTCCGCGCGGCGACGGGAATAGCGTGGCGGTTCCGACCAGCCACCTTTTTAGGACGTTCGGGCGAGAAGGAAGGTAATGACGGCCGATCCGAAGGAGACGATCACCGTAGAGAACGTCGTTGCCTCCACGGGGATCGGACAGGAGCTCGATCTCCAGAGCGTCGCGATGGACTTGGAGGGCGCCGATTACGATCCCGAGCAGTTCCCCGGGCTCGTTTACCGCACCGCGGACCCGAAATCGGCCGCGCTGATCTTCCGGTCGGGGAAGATCGTCTGTACCGGCGCGAACTCGATCGAGGCGGTCCACGGTAGCCTCGACATCGTCTTCGAGGCGCTCCGTGCGCTCCAGATCCCGATCGAGGACCCGGAGATAACGGTCCAGAACATCGTTACCTCGGCCGATCTCGGAACGAGCCTGAACCTGAACGCGATCGCGATCGGTCTCGGCTTAGAACACATCGAGTACGAGCCGGAGCAGTTCCCCGGACTCGTCTACCGGCTCGACGAACCGGACGTCGTCGCGCTGCTGTTCGGCAGCGGCAAGGTGGTCGTCACGGGCGGCACCAGCCCCGCCGACGCCGGGGCCGCCGTCGACGTGATAATCGAGGAGCTGAACGGACTGGGACTGTTGGACTGACGCGGGGGACCGGCCGGAGCCGCGCGCCGGAACGGTCGGACCGACGGCGGCGTTCCGCGGCCGCTTTTACCCCTCGCCCCCTAGACCGACCATGCTCTTACAGACGGTGACGCCGCGGGCCGTGCTCGGGACGACCGTCCTGTTGGCGCTGTTCCTCTCGCTGACGGCGCACGTCGCGGCCCGGAACGTCCTCGGCGACGTCGACCCGCGCCGCGCCCTCTACGTCGGTCCGCTCCCGGCGGTGATCAGCGTCGTCGGCAACGCGCTCGACGCCCCCGGGGCGCTCATCGTCCTCGCCGCGCTCGTCGTCGACGGGACGATGTTCCGGTGG
This window harbors:
- the larB gene encoding nickel pincer cofactor biosynthesis protein LarB, translated to MRETLAALEAGEIGVGEAESRLAGYATTDAGRFDAARERRRGIPEAILAEGKTPAEVAALATTALETTGRALVTRADEATASVVASAVGGGDREETVGGGDREETVGGGDPGATVDRDDRTGTVVAHAADFEPPSLDAAVAVVAAGTADAPVAGEAAVVAREVGATVDRVDDVGVANLDRILDQVDRIRGADVVVVAAGREGALPTVVAGLVDAPVIAVPVSTGYGVGGEGVAALEGALQSCSVLTTVNVDAGFVAGAQAGLIARAVDAARDE
- a CDS encoding DUF1931 family protein; protein product: MADLIVKAAVKEALDDKNVASDFYDALDDEVDELLEDAARRAEANDRKTVQPRDL
- the rpiA gene encoding ribose-5-phosphate isomerase RpiA, giving the protein MKTSGGSDAAKRRAGESAAEAVTDGDVVGLGTGSTAAHAIRRLGDRVDAGLDVRGVPTSFASRELAVERGIPCLDLPEAVGPDGPGIDLAVDGADQVAVGRGDEPTVGPLIKGGGAAHAREKLVDAAADRFLVVVDPSKEIPVLDGSVPVEVLPPARSAVAAAVRAVGGEPTLRRAEGKDGPVVTDNGNLVVDASFGRIDDPDSLSTALSTTPGVVEHGIFVGLADEVHVGTESGVRVARR
- a CDS encoding ORC1-type DNA replication protein, translated to MTGDAGDMLSWDESVFRDESVFEIDHVPETFRHRESQLENLKYALRPAVRGSRPLNTMVRGPPGTGKTTAVQKLFGELGARTEVRTVRVNCQVDSTRYAVFSRLFEGIFEYEPPSSGISFKKLFGQITDRLVEEDEVLVVALDDVNYLFYENEASDTLYSLLRAHEAHSGAKIGVIVVSSDLGLDVIDDLDTRVQSVFRPEEVYFPVYDATEIYDILAERARRGFHEGVIGDTELERVADLTADSGDLRVGIDLLRRAGLNAEMRASKTISDEDVEDAYDKSKHVHLSRSLRGLSESERDLVRVLAEHDGERAGTVYDAFNDETGLGYTRYSEIINKLDQLGVIDAEYADVDGRGRSRELSLAYDAEAVLDRLE
- a CDS encoding methyltransferase domain-containing protein, producing MYWLELAGETDAFAAREAATTATGVDLLAPGIAHTGGVDRSRVRCLAYTRAAHEAVARTDADVDAAVAALRAASLDRSGSVAVRARNVRGTADVSTATAERELGSVLVDRGFDVDLDDPDHVLRALFAVGPRVDHDAVAGADGGDADCCALGWTAVEAARDFAPKPTDRPFFQPGSMAPADARAYANLAGAAPGRTLLDPMCGTGGLPLEAGLVGADAVACDAQAKMVRGARENFREYLDDPATDGSPDWHVARGDATALPFPDDAVDGVAFDAPYGRQSKIARHELADLVAGALAEAARVAPRAVLVSDRDWRAPAREAGWTVDAAFERRVHRSLTRHVLVLCRGGATDISADRE
- a CDS encoding TATA-box-binding protein, translating into MTADPKETITVENVVASTGIGQELDLQSVAMDLEGADYDPEQFPGLVYRTADPKSAALIFRSGKIVCTGANSIEAVHGSLDIVFEALRALQIPIEDPEITVQNIVTSADLGTSLNLNAIAIGLGLEHIEYEPEQFPGLVYRLDEPDVVALLFGSGKVVVTGGTSPADAGAAVDVIIEELNGLGLLD